Proteins encoded together in one Telopea speciosissima isolate NSW1024214 ecotype Mountain lineage chromosome 4, Tspe_v1, whole genome shotgun sequence window:
- the LOC122660135 gene encoding probable serine/threonine-protein kinase PBL17: MGNCFAIEEQLLAQKTVAVCQTTTTSTTKPKIPVANVMVIPKNVKDLRQNPGYHNMDIFSYNEMRLATKNFRPDQVLGDGGFGIVYKGVIDESIRPGYKTTQVAIKVLNPEGFQGDREWLAEVNYLGQLSHPNLVKLIGYCCEDEHRLLVYEYMSCGSLEKQLFRRVCVSLTWSTRMKIALGAAKGLAFLHGAERSIIYRDFKTSNILLDSDYNAKLSDFGLAKDGPMGDQTHVSTRVMGTYGYAAPEYVMTGHLTARSDVYGFGVVLLEMLIGRRAMDKSRPSREHNLVEWARPLLNHNKKLLRILDPRMEGQYSVKAAQKVANLAYQCLSQNPKGRPTMSQVVELLEMFQVPGENREDVLVQSGGCAVTLYEVPKSKPDKKYANKTEGGTEPKLLHKQRVELFNTRSKSESTTECDLNCSSPDFQSRKRILLSRRTEGKPMVGVDLYK; encoded by the exons ATGGGGAACTGTTTTGCCATTGAAGAGCAACTATTAGCCCAGAAGACAG TTGCTGTATGCCAAACCACAACTACATccacaacaaaaccaaagatACCAGTGGCAAATGTTATGGtgattcccaaaaatgtcaaagATCTACGTCAGAATCCTGGATACCATAACATGGACATCTTTTCCTATAATGAAATGAGATTGGCTACCAAGAACTTTCGCCCGGATCAAGTTCTTGGTGACGGTGGGTTTGGAATCGTCTACAAAGGAGTTATAGATGAAAGCATCAGGCCAGGTTACAAAACCACACAAGTTGCTATCAAAGTGCTTAATCCAGAGGGGTTCCAAGGCGACCGAGAATGGCTG GCAGAGGTCAACTATCTTGGACAACTCAGTCACCCAAATCTTGTCAAACTCATTGGATACTGCTGTGAAGATGAGCATAGGCTGTTGGTCTATGAATATATGTCCTGCGGGAGCCTGGAGAAGCAACTTTTTAGAA GGGTTTGTGTCTCACTGACTTGGTCTACTAGAATGAAGATAGCTTTAGGTGCAGCAAAAGGGCTAGCTTTTCTTCATGGAGCGGAAAGATCTATAATATACCGCGACTTCAAGACATCGAATATCTTACTGGATTCG GATTATAATGCTAAGCTCTCAGATTTTGGGCTTGCAAAGGATGGACCAATGGGAGACCAGACCCATGTGTCAACCCGAGTGATGGGTACTTATGGATATGCTGCTCCAGAGTATGTGATGACTG GCCACCTAACAGCTCGAAGTGATGTATATGGCTTTGGGGTTGTGCTCCTTGAGATGCTCATTGGTAGGAGAGCAATGGATAAAAGCAGGCCAAGCCGGGAACACAACCTGGTCGAGTGGGCACGCCCACTATTGAACCATAACAAGAAGTTGCTAAGGATATTGGACCCCAGGATGGAAGGTCAGTACTCAGTGAAGGCTGCTCAGAAGGTAGCCAATTTGGCTTACCAATGCCTTAGTCAAAACCCCAAAGGGAGACCTACCATGAGTCAGGTGGTCGAGTTACTTGAAATGTTTCAAGTGCCAGGTGAGAATCGGGAAGATGTGCTAGTGCAGAGTGGAGGCTGTGCTGTAACCCTGTACGAGGTCCCAAAGAGTAAACCTGACAAGAAATATGCAAACAAAACAGAAGGTGGAACAGAACCCAAATTGCTGCACAAGCAAAGAGTGGAATTATTTAATACCAGGAGCAAGAGTGAGTCCACTACGGAGTGTGATTTGAACTGCTCTTCCCCCGATTTTCAATCCCGGAAGAGGATATTACTGTCTAGAAGAACCGAGGGAAAACCAATGGTTGGAGTTGACCTGTACAAGTGA